A single window of Hippocampus zosterae strain Florida chromosome 15, ASM2543408v3, whole genome shotgun sequence DNA harbors:
- the mapre2 gene encoding microtubule-associated protein RP/EB family member 2 isoform X3, with amino-acid sequence MAVNVYSTSITQETMSRHDITAWVNDILCLNYTKVEQLSSGAAYCQFMDLLFPGCISLKKVKFQAKLEHEYIHNFKLLQASFKRMKVDKIIPVEKLVKGRFQDNLDFIQWFKKFFDANYDGKEYDPLDARQGQDAIPPPDPGEQIFNLPKKSHHAASSPTAGASRSSATTPKTATPTSRPSSAKKLPTASTPAKGEKELEAQVTQLTDQVNTLKVALEGVEKERDYYFSKLREVELLCQEQGENDAPFVARLMEVLYAMDDQERAEELAEGDGPDVDQEGHEEALDDPQEEEQDEY; translated from the exons ATGGCGGTCAACGTGTATTCTACCTCAATAACCCAGGAGACGATGAGCAGGCATGACATCACGGCCTGGGTTAACGACATCCTCTGCCTGAATTACACTAAAGTGGAGCAGCTCTCCTCAG GAGCGGCCTACTGCCAGTTCATGGATCTTCTCTTTCCGGGCTGCATCAGTCTTAAAAAGGTCAAGTTTCAAGCCAAACTGGAACATGAGTACATTCATAACTTCAAGCTGCTGCAAGCATCTTTCAAAAGAATGAAAGTGGACAAG ATTATCCCAGTGGAGAAACTCGTCAAAGGCAGATTCCAGGACAATCTTGACTTCATCCAGTGGTTCAAGAAATTCTTTGATGCCAACTACGATGGCAAAGAGTACGACCCGCTGGATGCCAGACAGGGTCAGGACGCCATCCCCCCACCAGACCCTGGCGAGCAGATCTTCAACCTCCCTAAAAAGTCCCATCACGCTGCCAGCTCCCCAACTGCAG GAGCATCAAGGTCAAGCGCCACAACCCCAAAGACAGCGACACCAACATCCAGACCCTCCTCAGCCAAAAAACTCCCCACGGCATCAACTCCCGCCAAAGGAGAGAAGGAACTGGAGGCGCAGGTCACACAACTTACTGACCAG GTGAACACATTAAAGGTGGCGCTTGAAGGTGTGGAGAAGGAACGGGACTACTACTTCAGCAAACTGCGAGAGGTGGAGCTCCTGTGTCAAGAACAGGGTGAAAACGACGCTCCCTTCGTAGCGCGGCTAATGGAAGTCCTCTACGCTATGGACGatcag GAGCGAGCCGAGGAGTTGGCTGAGGGAGACGGGCCTGATGTGGATCAGGAAGGTCATGAGGAGGCGCTGGATGATCCGCAGGAGGAGGAACAGGATGAATACTGA
- the mapre2 gene encoding microtubule-associated protein RP/EB family member 2 isoform X2, with amino-acid sequence MPGPTQALSPNGENNNDIGPDGTNIIPYRKNTVRGERAYSWGMAVNVYSTSITQETMSRHDITAWVNDILCLNYTKVEQLSSGAAYCQFMDLLFPGCISLKKVKFQAKLEHEYIHNFKLLQASFKRMKVDKIIPVEKLVKGRFQDNLDFIQWFKKFFDANYDGKEYDPLDARQGQDAIPPPDPGEQIFNLPKKSHHAASSPTAGASRSSATTPKTATPTSRPSSAKKLPTASTPAKGEKELEAQVTQLTDQVNTLKVALEGVEKERDYYFSKLREVELLCQEQGENDAPFVARLMEVLYAMDDQERAEELAEGDGPDVDQEGHEEALDDPQEEEQDEY; translated from the exons ATGCCCGGTCCCACCCAAGCCCTTTCCCCAAATGGAGAGAATAACAACGACATCGGCCCGGACGGCACCAACATTATTCCCTACAGGAAGAATACAGTACGAGGGGAGCGTGCCTACAG CTGGGGCATGGCGGTCAACGTGTATTCTACCTCAATAACCCAGGAGACGATGAGCAGGCATGACATCACGGCCTGGGTTAACGACATCCTCTGCCTGAATTACACTAAAGTGGAGCAGCTCTCCTCAG GAGCGGCCTACTGCCAGTTCATGGATCTTCTCTTTCCGGGCTGCATCAGTCTTAAAAAGGTCAAGTTTCAAGCCAAACTGGAACATGAGTACATTCATAACTTCAAGCTGCTGCAAGCATCTTTCAAAAGAATGAAAGTGGACAAG ATTATCCCAGTGGAGAAACTCGTCAAAGGCAGATTCCAGGACAATCTTGACTTCATCCAGTGGTTCAAGAAATTCTTTGATGCCAACTACGATGGCAAAGAGTACGACCCGCTGGATGCCAGACAGGGTCAGGACGCCATCCCCCCACCAGACCCTGGCGAGCAGATCTTCAACCTCCCTAAAAAGTCCCATCACGCTGCCAGCTCCCCAACTGCAG GAGCATCAAGGTCAAGCGCCACAACCCCAAAGACAGCGACACCAACATCCAGACCCTCCTCAGCCAAAAAACTCCCCACGGCATCAACTCCCGCCAAAGGAGAGAAGGAACTGGAGGCGCAGGTCACACAACTTACTGACCAG GTGAACACATTAAAGGTGGCGCTTGAAGGTGTGGAGAAGGAACGGGACTACTACTTCAGCAAACTGCGAGAGGTGGAGCTCCTGTGTCAAGAACAGGGTGAAAACGACGCTCCCTTCGTAGCGCGGCTAATGGAAGTCCTCTACGCTATGGACGatcag GAGCGAGCCGAGGAGTTGGCTGAGGGAGACGGGCCTGATGTGGATCAGGAAGGTCATGAGGAGGCGCTGGATGATCCGCAGGAGGAGGAACAGGATGAATACTGA
- the mapre2 gene encoding microtubule-associated protein RP/EB family member 2 isoform X1, whose amino-acid sequence MTSVPATSSWQKNKPSGDKTRRIFAPVLALLHSFSLSANPWCSRVFFFPAERVRTGRLFNASETQMPGPTQALSPNGENNNDIGPDGTNIIPYRKNTVRGERAYSWGMAVNVYSTSITQETMSRHDITAWVNDILCLNYTKVEQLSSGAAYCQFMDLLFPGCISLKKVKFQAKLEHEYIHNFKLLQASFKRMKVDKIIPVEKLVKGRFQDNLDFIQWFKKFFDANYDGKEYDPLDARQGQDAIPPPDPGEQIFNLPKKSHHAASSPTAGASRSSATTPKTATPTSRPSSAKKLPTASTPAKGEKELEAQVTQLTDQVNTLKVALEGVEKERDYYFSKLREVELLCQEQGENDAPFVARLMEVLYAMDDQERAEELAEGDGPDVDQEGHEEALDDPQEEEQDEY is encoded by the exons ATGACGAGCGTGCCAGCTACGTCATCTTGGCAAAAGAATAAACCGAGCGGAGACAAAACGAGAAGAATCTTTGCACCGGTTCTCGCTCTCCTCCACAGCTTCTCCTTGTCGGCCAACCCCTGGTGTTCgcgggtcttttttttcccggccGAGAGAGTGCGAACAGGGCGTCTGTTCAACGCTTCCGAGACGCAAATGCCCGGTCCCACCCAAGCCCTTTCCCCAAATGGAGAGAATAACAACGACATCGGCCCGGACGGCACCAACATTATTCCCTACAGGAAGAATACAGTACGAGGGGAGCGTGCCTACAG CTGGGGCATGGCGGTCAACGTGTATTCTACCTCAATAACCCAGGAGACGATGAGCAGGCATGACATCACGGCCTGGGTTAACGACATCCTCTGCCTGAATTACACTAAAGTGGAGCAGCTCTCCTCAG GAGCGGCCTACTGCCAGTTCATGGATCTTCTCTTTCCGGGCTGCATCAGTCTTAAAAAGGTCAAGTTTCAAGCCAAACTGGAACATGAGTACATTCATAACTTCAAGCTGCTGCAAGCATCTTTCAAAAGAATGAAAGTGGACAAG ATTATCCCAGTGGAGAAACTCGTCAAAGGCAGATTCCAGGACAATCTTGACTTCATCCAGTGGTTCAAGAAATTCTTTGATGCCAACTACGATGGCAAAGAGTACGACCCGCTGGATGCCAGACAGGGTCAGGACGCCATCCCCCCACCAGACCCTGGCGAGCAGATCTTCAACCTCCCTAAAAAGTCCCATCACGCTGCCAGCTCCCCAACTGCAG GAGCATCAAGGTCAAGCGCCACAACCCCAAAGACAGCGACACCAACATCCAGACCCTCCTCAGCCAAAAAACTCCCCACGGCATCAACTCCCGCCAAAGGAGAGAAGGAACTGGAGGCGCAGGTCACACAACTTACTGACCAG GTGAACACATTAAAGGTGGCGCTTGAAGGTGTGGAGAAGGAACGGGACTACTACTTCAGCAAACTGCGAGAGGTGGAGCTCCTGTGTCAAGAACAGGGTGAAAACGACGCTCCCTTCGTAGCGCGGCTAATGGAAGTCCTCTACGCTATGGACGatcag GAGCGAGCCGAGGAGTTGGCTGAGGGAGACGGGCCTGATGTGGATCAGGAAGGTCATGAGGAGGCGCTGGATGATCCGCAGGAGGAGGAACAGGATGAATACTGA